The DNA sequence CGCCCATGATAACCCCGCGCGCGCGGCCGGTGTGGCCCCGCCGCGTCCCGACCGATCAGAAGATGTGCTCGAGGTCGGCGATCATGGTGATGTCGGTGTCGGCCAGCCCGCCAGGGTGATGTCGGTGTCGGCCAGCCCGCCAGGGTGGCGCCGCCGCGGCCGCCGCGACCGATCAGAAGATGTGGCCGCCGCGGCCGATCAGAAGATGTGCTCGAGGTCCGCGATCAGCTTGGTGATGTCGGTGTCGACCAGGCTGCCGCTGACGTCGAGCTCGACGCCGTTGCCCGAGATCTGGATCGAGTCGATCAGCGGCGCCGCCGGCGTGCCCTTGGCCTGCTTCTTGATCTCGCCGAGCCCCGCGCTCCCCATCCCGACGGCCTTCTGGACGTCGGCGGCCGAGCCCATCAGGACGTGGGCCGCGCCCTTCCACTTGCCGCCGGCCAGCTCGACGCCGCCGTAGCCGCCGAGGATGGTCATGCCGTCCTCCTTCTCCTTGATCGCCACCGCCGCCCACAGCGCCGCGTCGGTGTTGACCTTGGCGACCAGCTTACCCAGGTCGCCCTTGGCCGGGCGCTTGCCGAGCGCGGCCGCGAGCTTGCCCTTGTTGGTGGGATCCTCGGTGAACGCGACGACGTCCTTGGCCAGCCACGCGAAGTACAGCTTCTCGCGCTCCCCCGGCACCGAGTAGATCGTGACCTTGCCGGCCTTCTTGGCGGTCAGCTTGACCGCCTTGCCGGTCTCCTTGAGGGCGATCGACTCGAGGCACGTGCGCACGCGCGGCTCGTCGAGCCCGTCGAGCCCGAACACCACCAGCGGGTTATCGCCGTCCTTCATGACCAGCGTGAAGTCGGCGATCGCCGTCGGCACGTCGATGTTGCAGCCGTCCTTGATCAGATCGAACGCGCGCTTGGCGTCGGCCTCCTCGGACAGGAGCATCTGGATCGCCGAGGTGAACGCCTTGGTCGAGCGGGCCGCGGCGAGCGAACCGCCGGCGATCACGTTGGCCTTGGGATTGATCGAGCCCTTGACCGCGGCCCAGCTCTTGGACTCGGCGGAGGCGGTAGTGGCGACGGACAGGACCAGTCCAGCGACGGCGACGGCGACGGTTTTCGACATGGCGCGCATCATGCCCCGACGGCAGCGGGTGTGCACGCGAATCCTCAGTGCGACATCTGCGCTGTCGCATGCGCCGGGCGCTTGCGCGCGGGGCCGGTTTCCAGGTTCTATCCTGCCCGAGGCTGGTCGTCCGCCTCGGGAGCCCAATGTCCGAACCCGTCCCCGAACACAAGCCGTTCGTCCCAGCCGAGCAGAACATCCGCGAGCTCACGCTCCCCGCCGTCCTGATGGGCGCGGTGCTGGGCATCGTGTTCGCGGCGTCGTCGACCTACCTCGGCCTCAAGATCGGCCTCACGGTCTCGGCGTCGATCCCGGTCGCGGTCTTGTCGATCACCCTGTTCCGCTGGCTCAAGCTGCGCGGCACGATCCTCGAGAACAACATCGCCCAGACCACCGGCTCGGCTGGTGAGTCGCTGGCGGCGGGTGTCGCGTTCACGCTGCCGTCGCTGCTGATCATGGGCTTCGACCTCGAGCTCACGCGCATCCTCCTGGTCGCGCTGCTCGGCGGCCTCATCGGCGTGCTGATGATGATCCCGCTGCGCCACGGCCTGATCGTCGAGGAGCACGGCAAGCTGGCCTACCCCGAGGGCACCGCCTGCGCCGACGTGCTGATCGTCGGCGAGAAGGGCGGCACCGAGGCCAAGACGGTGTTCCTGGGCTTCTTCATCGGCCTCGGCTACGCGTTCTTCAACCTGATCTCGAAGGTCTGGGCCGACGTCGCGTCGTTCAAGACCGAGTTCGGCGGCCAGCTCAAGAAGGCCACCGTCGCGTTCGAGGTGTCGCCGCCGATGCTCGGCGTCGGCTACATCATCGGCCCGAAGGTGGCGGCGACGATGCTGGCCGGCGGCCTGCTGGCGTTCGTGGTGCTGATCCCGCTCATCGCCATGTTCGGCGGCCCCGAGATCGCCGCCATGTCCGCCGGCGACATCCGCGGCAACTACGTGCTCTACATCGGCGCCGGCGCGGTCGCGACCGGCGGGTTCATCTCGCTCGGCCGGTCGCTGCCGACCATCGTCAGCGCGTTCCGGCGCGGCCTGTCGAACCTGTCGGCCGACAAGGGCACGACCCGGGCCCGGGTGCTGCGCACCGAGGAGGACCTGCCGATGAAGCTGGTGCTCGGCGGCGCCGCGGCCCTGACGGTGGCGATCTTCGCGGCGCCGGTGCTCGACATCGACTTCTTGACCGCGCTGCTGGTCGTCGTGTTCGGCTTCTTCTTCGTGACCGTGTCGAGCCGCATCACCGGCGAGATCGGCAGCTCGTCGAACCCGATCTCGGGCATGACGATCGCGACGCTGCTGCTCACCTGCGGCCTGTTCGTGCTGATCGGCCGCACCGGCGTCGGCTACAAGGCGATGGCGCTGTCGACCGCCGCGCTGGTGTGCGTGGCGGCCTCCAACGGCGGCACGATCTCGCAGGACCTCAAGACCGGCTACCTGGTCGGCGCCACGCCGCGGCTGCAGCAGATCGCGATCGCGGTCGGCGTGGTCACCAGCGCGCTCGCGATCGGCATCACGCTGCTGCTGATCCTCGGCGCCGGCGAGAGCATCAAGCCGGTCCGCTACGACGGCGTCAAGCTCACGCCCACCAGCGAGAGCATCAAGGGCCCCGACGGCAACCACTACAAGGTCGCGTTCCAGCACGACACCGGGTCGATCAAGCGCGGCAAGTACATGGTCGACGACGCCGGCACGCCGATGTTCTTCGTCGAGTCGGCGGTCGAGGCCAACTTCCCCTACACGCTCAAGAAGCACACCGGCCAGCTACCGGCCGACGTCGTCGTCGCCGCCGCGGCCGCGGATGGCACGCAGGAGCTCAAGCGCGGCGACAGCGTCGTCGGCAAGGTGCTCGGCGAGGATCTCGGCATCGATCGCGCGTCGTACCGCGCGATCGAGCTGTCGACCGAGGTGGCCGGGCTCAAGGCCGGCCGGTACCTCGTCGACGCCAGCAACACGGTCACGTACTTCTACGACAAGGGCCCGACGAAGATGGACGCGCCCAAGGCGCAGCTGTTCGCGTTGATCATCGACGGCACGCTCGGCGGCGACCTGCCGTGGGGGCTCGTGCTGATCGGCGTGTTCATCGCGATCATCCTCGAGCTGGTCGGGGTGTCGTCGCTGCCGTTCGCGGTCGGCCTGTACCTCAACATCGCGACCTCGGGCGGCATCTTCATCGGCGGCGCGATCCGCTGGATGGTCGACCGCAAGCGCCGCGGCGAGTCGGCCGCCGAGGCCGAGTTCTCGCCCGGGATGCTGATGGCGTCCGGGCTCATCGCTGGCGGCTCCATCGCCGGCGTCATCCAGGCCATCATCTCGTCGCCCGGCGTCGAAGGCGCCGCCAACTGGGGCGCCCTCGACTTCAGCTCATACCTCCCCACCGCGCTGCAGACCAACCACGGCTGGTGGCCCATGATGTTCTTCCTCCTCATGGCCGGCTCCCTCTACTACGTCGCCACCCAGAGCAAGAAGCCCTCGTAAAGGGGACAGGATCCGGGGTCCTATCCCCTCGGGATCCCTCGTCTTTTCGACGTTACCGCGTCAAAGTAGGGACCGGCTCCGGGGTCCTATCCCCTCGGGATCCCTCGCCTTTTCGACGCTACCGCGTCGGAATTGGGGACAGGATCCGGGGTCCTATCCCCTCGTGATCCCTCGCTTTTTTTGACGCTACCGCGTCGGAATTGGGGACAGGATCCGGGGGCCTATCCCCTCGTGATCCCTCGTCTTTTCGACGCTACCGCGTCGGAATTGGGGACAGGATCCGGGGTCCTATCCCCTCGGGATCCCTCGCCTTTTCGACGCTACCGCGTCGGAATTGGGGACAGGATCCGGGGTCCTATCCCCTCGTGATCCCTCGTCTTTTCGACGCTACCGCGTCAAGATAGGGACCGGCTCCGGGGGCCCATCCATTCGGGATCAATCGCCTTCTCGAGAAACAGGGGACAGGCTCTACCCCCTTAACCGTATGTGATCGCTAATATTTTTCTGCCTACCGCGGCTGGATAGCCCTCGTCTTCGACGAAGAAGCGCCGTCAAGCTGCGCGAAGATCCCAGCCGCGGCACGGCCGAAAAGCGTATTTGATCTAGATAGTTAGACCATAGGAGCCTGTCCCTTTTTCGGCCGCGGTAGGGCCAAAAAGCGGTCTGAATTCAATGGGATAGAGGGTAGGAGCCTGTCCCCTTTGCTGGGGTGGGGGCGCCCCAGGCGAGATGGGGGCGGGTGCTCCAGGCGGGGGCGCGAGTCGCCAGTGATCCTGCGGGATGGAGGCTGGATCGGTGGTTGCACAAGGTTGGATGGTGAGAGGTGAGCTTATGAACCGCGTCCAGCTTGCGTGTGGTC is a window from the Myxococcales bacterium genome containing:
- a CDS encoding oligopeptide transporter, OPT family → MSEPVPEHKPFVPAEQNIRELTLPAVLMGAVLGIVFAASSTYLGLKIGLTVSASIPVAVLSITLFRWLKLRGTILENNIAQTTGSAGESLAAGVAFTLPSLLIMGFDLELTRILLVALLGGLIGVLMMIPLRHGLIVEEHGKLAYPEGTACADVLIVGEKGGTEAKTVFLGFFIGLGYAFFNLISKVWADVASFKTEFGGQLKKATVAFEVSPPMLGVGYIIGPKVAATMLAGGLLAFVVLIPLIAMFGGPEIAAMSAGDIRGNYVLYIGAGAVATGGFISLGRSLPTIVSAFRRGLSNLSADKGTTRARVLRTEEDLPMKLVLGGAAALTVAIFAAPVLDIDFLTALLVVVFGFFFVTVSSRITGEIGSSSNPISGMTIATLLLTCGLFVLIGRTGVGYKAMALSTAALVCVAASNGGTISQDLKTGYLVGATPRLQQIAIAVGVVTSALAIGITLLLILGAGESIKPVRYDGVKLTPTSESIKGPDGNHYKVAFQHDTGSIKRGKYMVDDAGTPMFFVESAVEANFPYTLKKHTGQLPADVVVAAAAADGTQELKRGDSVVGKVLGEDLGIDRASYRAIELSTEVAGLKAGRYLVDASNTVTYFYDKGPTKMDAPKAQLFALIIDGTLGGDLPWGLVLIGVFIAIILELVGVSSLPFAVGLYLNIATSGGIFIGGAIRWMVDRKRRGESAAEAEFSPGMLMASGLIAGGSIAGVIQAIISSPGVEGAANWGALDFSSYLPTALQTNHGWWPMMFFLLMAGSLYYVATQSKKPS